The following proteins are encoded in a genomic region of Amia ocellicauda isolate fAmiCal2 chromosome 6, fAmiCal2.hap1, whole genome shotgun sequence:
- the LOC136750815 gene encoding rho GTPase-activating protein 6 isoform X3, producing MWIFAEGMGDSVFFDRHISYLGDFTWNSMSGRSVRLKPVPIQSLSELERVRLQEVAFNRLLQDYDLGCQITIPKDGQKRKKSLRRKLDSLAKEKNKDKEFVPQAFGMPLSQVIANDRTHKQRQDSQREEQKDSTDLVSSILQFAAKRPNKELSSSNSSLSSTSETPNESTSPNTPEPAPRARRRGGMSVDSITDLDDNQSRLLEALQLSLPAETPNKKEKQRDKKLSLNPIYRQVPRLVDSCCQHLEKYGLQTVGIFRVGSSKKRVRQLREEFDRGVDVQLDEEHSVHDIAALLKEFLRDIPDPLLTKELYTAFINTMLMDSNEQQCALQLLIYLLPPCNCDTLHRLLEFLSTVAAHADDTCDKDGQEVTGNKMTSLNLATIFGPNLLHKQKNSDKEFSVQSSARAEESTAIIAVVQRMIATFEALFMVPPDLQNEVLMSLLETDPDVVDYLLRRKASQSSSPDLASSEAAFSLGDRHSSTDSNKVSSGEVSPYDNNSPVLSERLSFQRQEDLVPASEKLFKVPEQYTLVGHLKSKSREPIAGQWAGKDVSDEHSNIWGAWHSTLKSGLRDPGLTGSHGNVCDCGSGQDGSSGSPGSPTPEWPESPALGNSKQPVRRTQTTAGVLECRPHPPVTRASSSPQAGGGRRHGQPSLDSPHCRPEGCSASSSTEDVPQRSANPASLQFRPKPAYAQLGDISQNESRPPPPYPGPPRQALTGTPPPPQPQRSTSPAPQTQRRLKHEAPGLKTAPAELPRMRSELSAAPRNEPLKVPPGSPGGQNNRSRAGPEWQDWQRERWQIWQLLSTDNTDTLPETLV from the exons GGAGACTTTACCTGGAACAGCATGTCCGGCCGCAGCGTGCGACTAAAGCCCGTGCCGATCCAGAGTCTCTCTGAGCTGGAGAGAGTGCGTCTGCAGGAAGTCGCCTTCAATCGGCTGCTGCAGGACTATGACCTTGGATGCCAGATAACGATCCCCAAAG ATGGTCAAAAGCGTAAGAAATCGTTGAGGAGGAAGCTGGATTCATTAGCCAAAGAGAAGAACAAAGATAAAG AGTTTGTGCCTCAGGCATTTGGGATGCCACTGTCCCAAGTCATAGCTAACGACAGGACCCACAAGCAGAGGCAAGATTCCCAGAGAGAGGAGCAGAAAGACTCCACTGACCTGGTCTCCTCCATCCTGCAGTTTGCCGCCAAGAGGCCGAACAAAGAGCTCTCCAGTAGCAACTCATCTCTCAGCTCGACGTCGGAAACGCCCAACGAATCCACGTCCCCCAACACCCCTGAACCGGCCCCGAGGGCGCGGAGACGG GGTGGGATGTCCGTGGACTCGATCACGGACCTGGACGACAATCAGTCTCGGCTCCTGGAGGCCCTGCAGCTCTCACTCCCAGCCGAGACGCCGAACAAGAAGGAGAAGCAGCGAGACAAGAAGCTGAGCTTGAACCCCATCTACAGACAAGTTCCCAGGCTGGTGGACAGCTGCTGTCAGCATCTGGAGAAATACG gtcTTCAAACCGTTGGTATTTTCCGAGTAGGAAGTTCGAAGAAGAGAGTGAGGCAG CTGAGAGAGGAGTTCGACCGCGGGGTGGACGTCCAGCTCGATGAGGAACACAGCGTCCATGACATCGCGGCGCTGCTGAAGGAATTCCTGAGGGACATCCCCGACCCTCTGCTGACCAAGGAGCTGTACACGGCCTTCATCAACACGATGT TGATGGATTCTAACGAACAGCAGTGTGCTCTACAGCTTCTCATTTACCTCCTACCTCCCTGCAACTGTGACACGCTGCACAGGCTGCTGGAGTTCCTGTCTACGGTGGCGGCACACGCTGATGACACGTGCGATAAAGACGGCCAAGAG GTCACTGGGAACAAGATGACATCGCTCAACCTGGCCACAATATTCGGTCCCAACCTCCTGCACAAGCAGAAGAACTCAGACAAGGAGTTCTCTGTCCAGAGCTCCGCGCGTGCCGAGGAGAGCACCGCCATCATCGCCGTGGTCCAGAGGATGATCGCCACCTTCGAGGCTCTGTTCATG GTCCCCCCCGATCTACAGAACGAGGTCCTGATGAGTTTACTGGAGACGGACCCCGATGTCGTGGACTACCTGTTGCGCAGAAAAGCTTCTCAATCCTC GAGTCCCGATCTGGCAAGCTCAGAGGCGGCGTTCTCCCTGGGGGATCGGCACTCCTCCACAGACTCCAACAAGGTGTCGAGCGGGGAGGTGTCCCCCTACGACAACAACTCTCCCGTGCTTTCGGAGCGGCTCTCCTTCCAGCGCCAGGAGGACTTGGTCCCCGCCTCAGAGAAGCTCTTCAAAGTCCCTGAGCAGTACACGCTGGTCGGACACCTCAAGAGCAAGTCCAGGGAGCCCATTGCGGGACAGTGGGCTGGCAAAG ATGTTTCGGACGAGCACAGTAATATTTGGGGAGCCTGGCATTCAACACTGAAGTCAGGCTTGAGGGATCCTGGTCTAACAG GCTCTCATGGGAACGTGTGTGACTGCGGCTCGGGGCAGGACGGTTCCTCCGGCTCTCCCGGCAGCCCCACGCCAGAGTGGCCCGAGAGCCCGGCTTTGGGCAACAGCAAGCAGCCGGTGAGACGGACGCAGACCACGGCCGGTGTCCTGGAGTGCCGTCCTCACCCCCCCGTCACCAGGGCCAGCAGCAGCCCTCAGGCCGGGGGGGGGCGAAGACACGGCCAGCCGAGCCTCGACTCCCCGCACTGCCGGCCGGAGGGCTGCTCGGCTTCCAGCAGCACCGAGGACGTCCCGCAGAGGAGCGCGAACCCGGCCAGCCTGCAGTTCAGACCAAAGCCGGCGTACGCCCAGCTCGGAGACATCAGCCAGAACGAGAGCAGGCCTCCCCCGCCGTACCCCGGACCCCCCAGGCAGGCGCTGACCGGCACGCCGCCCCCCCCGCAGCCACAGCGGTCCACCTCGCCGGCGCCACAAACTCAGAGACGGCTCAAGCATGAGGCCCCGGGGCTTAAAACCGCTCCGGCAGAGCTGCCCAGGATGAGGTCGGAGCTGAGTGCGGCCCCCCGGAACGAGCCCCTCAAGGTGCCCCCCGGCTCCCCGGGTGGCCAGAACAATAGGAGCAGGGCCGGGCCCGAGTGGCAGGACTGGCAGAGGGAGAGGTGGCAGATCTGGCAGCTTTTATCGACCGACAACACGGACACACTGCCAGAAACGCTCGTATGA